In Stenotrophomonas sp. ESTM1D_MKCIP4_1, a single genomic region encodes these proteins:
- a CDS encoding dihydrodipicolinate synthase family protein, with the protein MAALQGVFPILPTIFDARGAVDEAGTQGVFEYLLAAGAAGVVFPGLASEYDMLDVEERLHLTACIGRWNNGRVPFIVGGSAKTLDDAVRLTRAGGDAGAAAAMVLTPHTLAGDSEGMAAFFTRLGEESGLPIMLQNAPPPMGVGLGVDALLALATQVPAIAYVKEETMPSGHRITALSERAGDAVQAVFGGAGARYVLDELARGAVGTMPACEITEVHVAMLAAHAAGDHERARVLFERTLPLLSMQAVFRWRLTKAVLLRRGIIDCEHVRAPGPALDAWDRRELDTLLARIADLLPLDIVPGRPQRNPA; encoded by the coding sequence ATGGCCGCTCTTCAAGGTGTCTTCCCGATTCTTCCTACGATCTTCGACGCGCGGGGCGCGGTGGACGAAGCCGGTACCCAGGGGGTGTTCGAGTACCTGCTGGCCGCCGGTGCTGCGGGGGTGGTCTTCCCCGGCCTGGCCAGCGAATACGACATGCTGGACGTGGAGGAGCGACTGCACCTGACCGCCTGCATCGGCCGCTGGAACAACGGTCGCGTGCCGTTCATCGTGGGCGGCAGTGCGAAGACGCTGGACGATGCCGTGCGCCTGACCCGTGCCGGTGGCGATGCTGGCGCGGCGGCGGCCATGGTACTGACCCCGCACACGCTGGCCGGCGACAGCGAAGGCATGGCCGCGTTCTTCACCCGCCTGGGCGAGGAGTCGGGCCTGCCCATCATGCTGCAGAACGCACCGCCACCGATGGGGGTCGGCCTGGGCGTGGATGCGCTGCTGGCGCTGGCCACGCAGGTGCCGGCCATCGCCTACGTCAAGGAAGAAACGATGCCGTCGGGGCATCGCATCACCGCATTGTCCGAACGTGCCGGCGATGCCGTGCAGGCGGTGTTCGGCGGTGCCGGCGCGCGATATGTGCTGGATGAACTGGCACGCGGCGCGGTAGGCACCATGCCGGCCTGCGAGATCACCGAAGTCCATGTGGCCATGCTGGCCGCGCATGCCGCCGGCGATCACGAACGCGCACGGGTCCTGTTCGAGCGCACGCTGCCGCTGCTGAGCATGCAGGCGGTGTTCCGCTGGCGGCTGACCAAGGCCGTGCTGCTGCGCCGGGGCATCATTGATTGCGAACATGTCCGCGCACCCGGGCCGGCCCTGGATGCCTGGGACCGCCGCGAACTGGATACCCTGTTGGCACGCATCGCCGACCTGCTGCCGTTGGACATCGTGCCCGGCCGCCCACAACGGAACCCTGCATGA
- a CDS encoding mandelate racemase/muconate lactonizing enzyme family protein — MSAVTRVETFILTVPRSTPYLGPLGEGERVNARGYLVRRGNGTLYPTVDRSVLVRVTTADGGVGWGETYGICAPRATCEIINDLLAPELLGREPADVETIWDDLYGLMRVRGCSSGFHTDAIAALDIALWDLRARAADRPLWSLLGERRHERIAGYVSGLPAATLDEKVAMARTFQQQGHTAFKVHAVVSHEGIAEELAALRQALGADAELMVDLHWKFDLQGALQLAHQLQPVNLTFIEAPLKPEDAPGLVTLGQRSPIPVAAGEEWPTDHVARPRVEGGSLAYVQPEMGHTGITQFLRIARLAAAHGVQVAPHATIGGGIFMAASLHASAVVEGLWRHEWQHSIFSRSVQMLDTDMAYAQDGYRLPSGAGLGAVPNAAFWQHAEAVT, encoded by the coding sequence ATGAGCGCCGTCACCCGCGTCGAGACCTTCATCCTCACCGTGCCGCGCAGCACCCCCTATCTGGGGCCGCTGGGCGAAGGTGAGCGGGTGAACGCACGTGGCTATCTGGTACGCCGGGGCAACGGCACGTTGTACCCCACCGTGGACCGCTCGGTGCTGGTGCGGGTCACCACCGCCGACGGCGGTGTCGGCTGGGGTGAGACGTATGGCATCTGCGCACCGCGCGCCACATGCGAAATCATCAATGACCTGCTGGCACCGGAACTGCTGGGTCGCGAGCCGGCAGACGTCGAGACGATCTGGGATGATCTCTACGGTCTGATGCGTGTGCGCGGTTGCAGCAGCGGCTTCCACACCGATGCCATCGCCGCACTGGACATCGCGCTGTGGGACCTGCGCGCGCGTGCCGCCGACCGGCCACTGTGGTCGCTGCTCGGCGAGCGGCGCCATGAGCGCATCGCCGGCTACGTGTCCGGCCTGCCTGCGGCCACGCTGGACGAGAAGGTGGCGATGGCGCGCACGTTCCAGCAGCAGGGCCATACCGCCTTCAAGGTGCATGCGGTGGTCAGCCATGAGGGGATTGCCGAAGAGCTGGCCGCCCTGCGCCAGGCACTGGGCGCGGACGCCGAGCTGATGGTGGACCTGCACTGGAAGTTCGACCTGCAAGGCGCGCTTCAGCTGGCCCACCAGCTGCAACCGGTGAATCTGACCTTCATCGAGGCACCGCTGAAGCCGGAAGACGCGCCGGGGCTGGTCACACTGGGTCAACGGAGTCCGATACCGGTGGCCGCCGGCGAAGAATGGCCGACGGACCATGTGGCCAGGCCGCGCGTGGAAGGTGGCAGCCTGGCCTATGTGCAACCGGAGATGGGCCACACCGGCATCACCCAGTTCCTGCGCATCGCGCGCCTGGCAGCTGCCCATGGGGTGCAGGTGGCACCGCACGCCACCATCGGCGGCGGCATCTTCATGGCCGCCAGCCTGCACGCATCGGCTGTTGTCGAAGGCCTGTGGCGGCACGAGTGGCAGCACTCGATCTTCTCGCGCTCGGTGCAGATGCTGGATACCGACATGGCCTATGCGCAGGATGGCTACCGCCTGCCCAGCGGCGCCGGCCTGGGTGCCGTGCCCAACGCGGCGTTCTGGCAACACGCCGAAGCCGTGACCTGA
- a CDS encoding MFS transporter, which yields MSGSGKTKWVLLGLLFFSTVINYLDRQALSILATTIQADLDMSDIEYARVVQVFLFAYAAAYVMAGRVTDWLGARVALLLFVGWWSLANIATGFVRSAVELGAARFALGLGEPGNYTVGTKVVSEQFPPRQRGLALGLYTAGAMIGATLAPPLIGGIAIAYGWRAAFWITGLAGLVWMIGWWWAYPRGAGKQATAVAASADDVPATSETVPAPTPPSMKGVWGRLARDRTVWALVASRAVADPVWYFYLFWFPKYLGDARGMSLMAVASLAWIVYVAADIGSVGGGLISGGLVKRGMDPVQARLRTMIGAACLAPVGIFVALHPPIPVLLGLACLVTFAHLTYQINLTTMTVDLFPSRYIASVAGLVGCGSALGGMVSAQVVGQLVAGGNFDRAFVLMAVLHPTAVVLAWIALRQARRSPMTLVGQQSA from the coding sequence ATGAGCGGGTCGGGCAAGACCAAGTGGGTCCTGCTGGGGCTGCTGTTCTTTTCCACCGTCATCAACTATCTCGACCGGCAGGCGCTGTCGATCCTGGCCACCACCATCCAGGCCGACCTGGACATGTCCGACATCGAGTACGCACGGGTGGTGCAGGTCTTCCTGTTTGCCTACGCCGCCGCCTATGTCATGGCCGGACGCGTTACCGACTGGCTGGGAGCACGCGTGGCGCTGCTGCTCTTTGTCGGCTGGTGGTCGTTGGCCAACATCGCCACCGGCTTTGTACGCAGTGCCGTCGAGCTGGGTGCGGCGCGCTTCGCGCTGGGGCTGGGTGAACCGGGCAACTACACGGTGGGCACCAAAGTGGTGTCCGAACAGTTTCCACCCCGGCAGCGGGGCCTTGCGCTGGGCCTGTACACCGCTGGGGCGATGATCGGCGCCACGCTGGCCCCGCCGCTGATCGGCGGCATCGCCATCGCCTACGGCTGGCGTGCGGCGTTCTGGATCACCGGCCTGGCGGGCCTGGTGTGGATGATCGGCTGGTGGTGGGCCTATCCACGCGGCGCCGGCAAGCAGGCCACTGCCGTGGCCGCCAGCGCCGACGATGTGCCTGCGACCAGCGAGACCGTGCCCGCGCCGACGCCGCCGAGCATGAAAGGTGTCTGGGGCCGGCTGGCGCGCGACCGCACGGTGTGGGCGCTGGTCGCCTCGCGCGCAGTGGCTGACCCGGTCTGGTATTTCTACCTGTTCTGGTTCCCCAAGTACCTGGGGGATGCACGCGGCATGAGCCTGATGGCGGTCGCGTCGCTGGCCTGGATCGTCTACGTGGCCGCCGACATCGGCAGCGTTGGCGGTGGCCTGATTTCCGGTGGCCTGGTAAAGCGCGGCATGGATCCGGTGCAGGCCCGCCTGCGCACAATGATCGGCGCGGCATGCCTGGCGCCGGTGGGCATATTCGTCGCCCTGCATCCACCGATTCCGGTGCTGCTCGGCCTGGCTTGCCTGGTCACGTTCGCCCACCTCACCTACCAGATCAATCTGACCACGATGACGGTGGATCTTTTCCCCTCGCGCTACATCGCGTCAGTGGCGGGGCTGGTGGGTTGCGGCAGTGCGCTGGGCGGCATGGTGTCGGCGCAGGTGGTCGGGCAGTTGGTGGCCGGTGGCAACTTCGACCGCGCCTTTGTGTTGATGGCAGTGCTGCATCCGACCGCAGTGGTGCTGGCATGGATCGCACTGCGCCAGGCGCGGCGTTCGCCGATGACCCTGGTGGGGCAACAGTCGGCGTAG
- a CDS encoding helix-turn-helix domain-containing protein translates to MRTKPNAQPNQSLIDGIATLQALASSPEPVGCRELARQLDANPTRVNRLLKTLAYLGIARQTADRKYTAGPGMHVLAAQSLFASGLIRRALPVLESLRRFGHTVALGVLWNDSVSYLFHAPPGIEAARGLGRIGLLPATTSGIGIVLLAQLSDDDVREIYQDKPIPMFPEGIEQLLATLAVTRAQGHARVHVADERDHHIVAIAMGDPVHAGIAMSGWIPESATGELVAALRTAAAEIG, encoded by the coding sequence ATGCGAACCAAGCCCAATGCCCAGCCCAACCAGAGCCTGATTGATGGCATCGCCACTCTGCAGGCGCTGGCGTCGTCGCCCGAACCGGTCGGTTGCCGTGAACTGGCCCGCCAGCTCGACGCCAACCCGACGCGGGTCAACCGCCTGCTCAAGACCCTGGCTTATCTGGGCATCGCGCGGCAGACCGCCGACCGCAAATACACCGCCGGCCCTGGCATGCACGTGCTGGCCGCGCAGAGCCTGTTCGCCTCCGGGCTGATCCGCCGCGCCCTGCCGGTGCTGGAAAGCCTGCGCCGCTTCGGCCACACCGTGGCGCTGGGCGTGCTGTGGAACGACAGCGTCAGCTACCTGTTCCATGCACCGCCGGGCATCGAGGCGGCTCGCGGCCTGGGCCGTATCGGCCTGTTGCCGGCCACCACCAGCGGCATCGGCATCGTGCTGCTGGCCCAGCTGAGCGATGACGACGTGCGCGAGATCTATCAGGACAAGCCGATTCCGATGTTCCCCGAGGGCATCGAGCAGTTGCTGGCAACCCTGGCGGTGACCCGCGCTCAGGGCCACGCCCGGGTGCACGTGGCCGACGAACGCGACCACCATATCGTGGCCATCGCCATGGGGGATCCGGTGCACGCCGGCATCGCCATGTCCGGCTGGATTCCCGAATCGGCCACCGGTGAACTGGTGGCAGCCCTGCGTACGGCGGCGGCCGAGATCGGCTGA
- a CDS encoding glycosyltransferase yields the protein MRLLALTYGTEGDTRPLVMLCHGLRQAGHEVMLLAEQGTLGSARELDVPHAALEGDIHDEVVALVARGNNLAAASRGLARMAGRHVPAWMAQADAAAAGCDAVLTGGLAALVGLSVAERRGLPAIGTGMIPLTPTRAFASPFLPPLPLPGALRRASYGLVNQTVWRTFRKPINAARATLGQAPRRTLWTGLPMLYGISPQLLPPPADWPADHVVCGQWRMPEQPWSPPADLQAFLDAGPAPVYLGFGSMTGFDREHVLPALLQALAPRRVLLFPGWAGLPSGALPANVFVLGPTPHEALFPRCAMAIHHGGSGTTHSACRAGIPSLVMPFAADQFFWARRLQALGVAPAPLSAKRLHAATLAAAIAFAEDSTARARAAALGVAMATEDGVATAIAAIDATRPYGQTDVAVEP from the coding sequence ATGCGACTGCTGGCCCTGACCTATGGAACCGAAGGCGACACCCGGCCGCTGGTGATGCTGTGCCATGGGCTGCGCCAGGCGGGCCACGAGGTGATGCTGCTGGCCGAGCAGGGCACGCTGGGAAGCGCGCGGGAGCTGGACGTGCCGCATGCGGCGCTGGAAGGCGACATCCACGACGAAGTGGTGGCGCTGGTGGCGCGCGGCAACAACCTGGCTGCCGCTTCGCGCGGGCTGGCGCGGATGGCCGGCCGCCACGTGCCGGCGTGGATGGCGCAGGCCGATGCGGCCGCGGCCGGCTGCGATGCGGTGTTGACGGGCGGCTTGGCGGCCCTGGTGGGCCTGAGCGTGGCCGAACGGCGCGGCCTGCCGGCCATCGGTACCGGCATGATTCCGCTGACCCCGACGCGCGCGTTCGCGTCGCCCTTCCTGCCACCCCTGCCGCTGCCGGGCGCCCTGCGCCGGGCCAGCTACGGGCTGGTCAACCAGACGGTCTGGCGCACCTTCCGTAAGCCGATCAACGCGGCGCGCGCCACGCTGGGGCAAGCGCCGCGTCGCACGCTGTGGACCGGTCTGCCCATGCTGTACGGCATTTCGCCGCAGCTGCTGCCACCCCCTGCGGACTGGCCGGCCGACCACGTGGTCTGCGGGCAGTGGCGGATGCCCGAACAACCGTGGTCGCCGCCCGCCGACCTGCAGGCCTTCCTCGACGCCGGTCCTGCGCCGGTCTATCTCGGCTTCGGTAGCATGACCGGCTTCGACCGCGAGCATGTGCTGCCCGCCTTGCTGCAGGCACTGGCGCCGCGCCGCGTGCTGCTGTTTCCGGGCTGGGCCGGATTGCCCTCGGGTGCATTGCCCGCGAACGTGTTCGTGCTCGGCCCGACACCGCACGAAGCCTTGTTCCCGCGCTGCGCGATGGCCATCCACCATGGCGGCAGCGGCACGACGCACTCGGCCTGCCGCGCCGGCATTCCTTCGCTGGTGATGCCCTTTGCCGCCGATCAGTTCTTCTGGGCACGGCGCCTTCAGGCGCTGGGCGTGGCACCTGCACCGTTGTCAGCCAAGCGGTTGCACGCGGCCACGCTGGCGGCGGCAATTGCGTTCGCCGAGGACAGCACTGCGCGTGCACGCGCCGCGGCACTGGGCGTGGCAATGGCCACAGAAGATGGAGTGGCCACTGCGATCGCCGCGATTGACGCAACTCGACCTTACGGCCAAACAGACGTTGCTGTAGAACCTTGA
- the dnaQ gene encoding DNA polymerase III subunit epsilon — translation MSRIVALDTETTGISHRMGHRVIEIGAVELIDGQLTGRQFHTYLQPQRSVDWGAQRVHGISDAMLVGKPLFSSKAAELLEFLRGSEMVAHNATFDVGFLDNELRLAGMPGTLAQYCRITCSLKLARRRWPGQGNKLDDVLQRLRIHGTRGLHGALKDAHLLAQVIPHLR, via the coding sequence ATGAGTCGCATCGTCGCACTGGATACCGAAACCACCGGCATTTCCCATCGCATGGGCCACCGGGTCATCGAAATCGGTGCGGTGGAACTGATCGATGGCCAGCTGACCGGCCGCCAGTTCCACACCTACCTGCAGCCGCAGCGCTCGGTGGACTGGGGCGCGCAGCGCGTGCATGGCATCAGTGATGCAATGCTGGTGGGCAAGCCGCTGTTCTCCAGCAAGGCCGCCGAGCTGCTGGAATTCCTGCGTGGCAGCGAGATGGTCGCGCACAACGCCACCTTCGATGTGGGCTTCCTCGACAACGAGCTGCGCCTGGCCGGCATGCCCGGCACCCTGGCGCAGTACTGCCGCATCACCTGCAGCCTGAAGCTGGCGCGTAGGCGCTGGCCTGGGCAGGGCAACAAACTGGACGATGTGCTGCAGCGCCTGCGCATTCACGGCACGCGAGGCCTGCACGGCGCGCTGAAGGATGCGCATCTGCTGGCCCAGGTGATTCCGCACCTGCGTTGA
- a CDS encoding LysR family transcriptional regulator: MDRFEAMRAFARVVETGSFTRAAHTLQVSRTTVTQLVQQLEAHLRLRLLNRTTRRVSVTADGAAYYPRIARLLAELEEVEGGLGDAARQPRGRLRIDVPGPYARLRLVPALPDFHACYPDIQLDIGVSDREIDVIADNVDCVIRGGTPVDPALVARPLASLSIGFHASPAYLQRFGAPDHPRALEGPDHHMVGFLSPRTGRARVFTAQRGQERIEVQGRHAVGFDDGNAYLAAGVAGLGVVALPSYMAQPHVARGELQPVLQDWQLPPMPMHVMFPPNRHMSQRLRVFIDWVVEVLG; this comes from the coding sequence ATGGACCGTTTCGAGGCGATGCGGGCTTTTGCCCGCGTAGTGGAAACCGGCAGCTTCACCCGCGCCGCGCACACCCTGCAGGTCAGCCGCACCACGGTCACCCAGCTGGTGCAGCAGCTGGAGGCGCACCTGCGGCTGCGGTTGCTCAACCGCACCACGCGGCGGGTCAGCGTCACCGCCGATGGCGCCGCCTACTACCCGCGCATCGCTCGCCTGCTGGCCGAACTGGAAGAGGTGGAAGGCGGTCTGGGCGATGCGGCCAGGCAGCCACGCGGGCGCCTGCGCATCGACGTGCCGGGGCCATATGCGCGGCTGCGGCTGGTGCCCGCACTGCCGGACTTTCACGCGTGCTATCCGGACATCCAGCTGGACATCGGCGTCAGCGACCGCGAGATCGACGTCATCGCCGACAACGTGGACTGCGTGATCCGTGGCGGAACACCGGTGGATCCGGCACTGGTGGCGCGGCCGCTGGCCAGCCTGTCGATCGGCTTCCACGCCAGCCCCGCTTACCTGCAGCGCTTCGGTGCGCCGGACCACCCGCGCGCGCTGGAAGGGCCTGACCACCACATGGTCGGCTTCCTCAGCCCGCGCACGGGGCGCGCACGTGTGTTCACGGCCCAGCGTGGGCAGGAGCGCATCGAAGTGCAGGGCCGCCACGCCGTGGGCTTCGATGATGGCAATGCCTACCTGGCCGCCGGCGTGGCAGGGCTGGGCGTGGTCGCGCTGCCCAGCTACATGGCGCAGCCGCACGTGGCCCGCGGCGAACTGCAGCCGGTGCTGCAGGACTGGCAACTGCCACCGATGCCGATGCACGTGATGTTTCCGCCGAACCGGCACATGAGCCAGCGGCTGCGGGTGTTCATCGACTGGGTGGTGGAGGTGTTGGGGTAA
- a CDS encoding RidA family protein, which produces MTHRDVVFPAGRQAIYERNRYSPAIRSNGFLFVSGQVGSREDGSPEPHFEMQVRRAFDNLNAVLAAAGCTFDDVIDVTVFMVDPETNFEKAWAIVPEYWGEAPHPTLTGIGVTWLYGFQFEIKVIAKLP; this is translated from the coding sequence ATGACTCACCGCGACGTGGTCTTTCCCGCTGGCCGCCAGGCGATTTACGAGCGCAACCGCTACTCGCCGGCCATCCGTTCCAATGGCTTCCTGTTCGTCTCCGGCCAGGTCGGCAGCCGCGAGGACGGCTCACCCGAGCCGCACTTTGAAATGCAGGTCCGCCGCGCTTTCGACAATCTCAATGCCGTGCTGGCAGCCGCTGGCTGCACGTTCGATGATGTGATCGACGTAACCGTGTTCATGGTCGATCCGGAAACCAACTTCGAGAAAGCCTGGGCCATCGTGCCCGAGTACTGGGGCGAAGCGCCGCACCCGACCCTGACCGGCATCGGCGTGACCTGGCTGTATGGGTTCCAGTTCGAGATCAAGGTGATCGCGAAGCTGCCGTAA
- a CDS encoding AAA family ATPase: MSDTQEFKATLTRYLKARVPFISIRSTERARVLDILRDVAGGLNAPFYVHTLSQGTRELSTGRVVNEDRSVIGAVDFASQQMTQRQNLSFVLTEVADLEDDTASARQLIDVAMLAADHGGSMVVVTSKPVFGQLQRLGMSLVLSAPNEDEMAAIIREQIDPYRGQFSIEWDDADVARAAAILAGVSRLEAENIIATLLVNGSIRKADMVDLTHAKDRIFADISGIERVSVRGAELSVGGLGGLKAWLQRERPLLTADLRERGIRPPRGVLLVGVPGCGKSLSAKAIAHDWQLPLYRLDLSTIHGQYLGQSEGRLKEALATADHVAPCVLWIDEIEKGLAGATGGGDGGTSTRLVGQFLYWLQEARTRVFVVATANDVSRLPPELLRRGRFDELFFVDLPTPDERRDIIGIYARRGLQQGALSDALLDELVDLSEGFAGSDLESAVREVVKEAYLNGDGAVSDALFRRSFQNVVPLSRTTPEQIEGIRAWGRERAVPASGEPIAGGTGVTATRPRRAVLT; the protein is encoded by the coding sequence ATGAGCGATACCCAGGAATTCAAAGCCACGCTGACCCGCTACCTGAAGGCGCGCGTGCCCTTCATTTCCATCCGCAGCACCGAGCGCGCGCGCGTGCTGGACATCCTGCGTGACGTGGCCGGTGGCCTGAACGCCCCGTTCTACGTGCACACGTTGTCGCAGGGCACCCGTGAACTGTCCACCGGGCGCGTGGTCAACGAGGACCGCTCGGTGATCGGCGCGGTGGACTTCGCCAGCCAGCAGATGACCCAGCGCCAGAACCTGAGCTTCGTGCTGACCGAAGTGGCCGATCTGGAAGACGACACCGCGTCCGCGCGCCAGCTGATCGATGTGGCGATGCTGGCGGCCGACCACGGCGGCTCGATGGTGGTGGTGACCAGCAAGCCGGTGTTCGGCCAACTGCAGCGCCTGGGCATGTCCCTGGTGCTGTCGGCGCCGAACGAAGATGAAATGGCCGCGATCATCCGCGAGCAGATCGATCCTTACCGCGGCCAGTTCAGCATTGAATGGGACGATGCGGACGTAGCCCGTGCGGCGGCGATCCTGGCCGGCGTATCGCGCCTGGAAGCGGAGAACATCATTGCCACGCTGCTGGTCAACGGCAGCATCCGCAAGGCCGACATGGTCGACCTGACCCACGCCAAGGACCGCATCTTCGCCGATATCTCCGGTATCGAACGCGTGTCGGTGCGGGGTGCGGAACTGAGCGTGGGCGGGCTCGGCGGCCTGAAGGCCTGGCTGCAGCGTGAGCGTCCGCTGCTGACCGCCGATCTGCGCGAGCGTGGCATCCGTCCGCCGCGCGGGGTGTTGCTGGTGGGTGTGCCAGGCTGCGGCAAGTCGCTGTCGGCCAAGGCCATCGCGCATGACTGGCAGCTGCCGCTGTACCGACTGGACCTGTCCACCATCCATGGCCAGTACCTGGGCCAGAGCGAAGGTCGCTTGAAGGAAGCGCTGGCCACGGCGGATCACGTGGCACCGTGCGTGCTGTGGATCGACGAGATCGAAAAAGGCCTGGCCGGCGCCACCGGTGGCGGCGATGGTGGCACGTCCACCCGCCTGGTCGGCCAGTTCCTGTACTGGCTGCAGGAAGCGCGCACCCGCGTGTTCGTCGTGGCCACCGCCAACGATGTCTCGCGCCTGCCGCCGGAGCTGCTGCGCCGTGGCCGCTTCGATGAGCTGTTCTTCGTCGACCTGCCGACCCCGGACGAGCGCCGCGACATCATCGGCATCTATGCGCGCCGTGGCCTGCAGCAGGGCGCGCTGAGCGACGCCCTGCTGGATGAACTGGTCGACCTGTCCGAGGGCTTTGCCGGTTCGGATCTGGAATCGGCCGTTCGCGAAGTGGTCAAGGAGGCGTACCTCAACGGCGATGGAGCCGTCAGCGATGCGCTGTTCCGTCGCAGCTTCCAGAACGTCGTGCCGTTGTCGCGTACTACACCGGAGCAGATCGAAGGCATCCGTGCCTGGGGCCGCGAACGCGCTGTCCCCGCCTCCGGCGAACCGATTGCTGGCGGCACGGGCGTGACCGCCACGCGCCCACGCCGCGCCGTGCTGACCTGA